The Micromonospora sp. M71_S20 genome window below encodes:
- the thiO gene encoding glycine oxidase ThiO: MLNRPDVAVVGAGPVGLAIAWRCAQRGLRVVVHDPAPGSGASHVAAGMLAPVAEAYFGEHELTGLLTASAARWPAFAAELTAATGVDVGYRSEGTLMVGLTADDLAEVRRLWAYQQGIGLPVTPLRPSALRDREPALAPRVRGGALAATDHQVDPRRLVPALRTAAERAGATLVPAAVCFLSDVDADVTVVAAGCGAAALTGLPVRPVKGQVVRLRAPGGAAPGFRHVIRGYVDGEHVYLVPRDDGEVVVGATVEERSDTDVSAGAVLRLLRAAVDLLPELTEYDLVEILAGLRPGTPDNAPILGPLPGRPGVLAATGHHRHGIVLTPVTADLIAELVVTGAADPLLAPFTPARFGHDPSAPEKEHTWN, from the coding sequence GTGCTGAACCGACCGGATGTCGCCGTGGTGGGGGCGGGACCGGTCGGGCTGGCGATCGCCTGGCGCTGCGCGCAGCGCGGACTGCGCGTCGTCGTGCACGACCCCGCCCCGGGATCCGGCGCGTCCCACGTCGCCGCCGGCATGCTCGCCCCGGTCGCCGAGGCGTACTTCGGCGAGCATGAGCTGACCGGGCTGCTGACCGCCTCCGCCGCCCGCTGGCCGGCCTTCGCCGCCGAACTGACCGCCGCCACCGGTGTGGACGTCGGCTACCGGAGCGAGGGCACGCTGATGGTCGGGCTCACCGCCGACGACCTGGCCGAGGTGCGCCGGCTGTGGGCGTACCAGCAGGGGATCGGGCTGCCGGTGACGCCGCTGCGCCCGTCGGCGCTGCGGGACCGCGAGCCGGCGCTGGCGCCCCGGGTGCGCGGCGGCGCGCTCGCCGCCACGGACCACCAGGTCGACCCGCGCCGGTTGGTGCCCGCGCTGCGCACGGCCGCCGAGCGGGCCGGCGCCACGCTGGTACCCGCCGCCGTGTGCTTCCTGTCCGACGTGGACGCCGACGTCACGGTGGTCGCGGCCGGCTGCGGCGCGGCGGCCCTGACCGGGCTGCCGGTGCGGCCGGTGAAGGGGCAGGTGGTCCGGCTCCGCGCGCCCGGCGGCGCCGCGCCGGGCTTCCGGCACGTCATCCGGGGGTACGTCGACGGCGAGCACGTCTACCTAGTCCCCCGCGACGACGGGGAGGTGGTGGTGGGCGCGACCGTCGAGGAGCGCTCCGACACCGACGTGTCCGCCGGGGCGGTGCTGCGCCTGCTGCGCGCCGCCGTCGACCTGCTGCCCGAGCTGACCGAGTACGACCTGGTCGAGATCCTTGCCGGCCTGCGCCCCGGCACCCCCGACAACGCCCCGATCCTCGGCCCCCTGCCCGGCCGGCCCGGCGTGCTCGCCGCCACCGGGCACCACCGGCACGGCATCGTGCTCACCCCGGTCACCGCCGACCTGATCGCCGAGCTGGTCGTCACGGGTGCGGCGGACCCCCTGCTCGCCCCCTTCACCCCGGCCCGGTTCGGGCACGACCCGTCCGCACCCGAGAAGGAGCACACGTGGAACTGA
- the thiE gene encoding thiamine phosphate synthase encodes MPSLGRLHLITDTRPGRDPLAVLRAALPVARAELVVQVRVTDDATDREAYDLARRVVALCARYDATCLVNDLLHVALAVGAAGGHVGADDLPVGAARRVLGATAVLGATAREPGTAAEAVAAGASYLGVGPCHATGTKTGLPAPIGPAGVRAVADAVDVPVVAIGGVTAARVPALLAAGAYGVAVVGALSGAADPARATAELLGALGC; translated from the coding sequence GTGCCGTCCCTCGGGCGACTGCATCTCATCACCGACACCCGACCCGGGCGGGATCCGCTCGCCGTGCTGCGGGCCGCCCTCCCGGTGGCCCGCGCGGAACTGGTCGTGCAGGTCCGGGTGACCGACGACGCCACGGACCGGGAGGCGTACGACCTGGCCCGCCGGGTGGTCGCGCTCTGCGCCCGGTACGACGCCACCTGCCTGGTGAACGACCTGCTGCACGTGGCGCTGGCCGTGGGCGCAGCCGGTGGGCACGTCGGCGCGGACGACCTGCCGGTCGGGGCGGCCCGCCGGGTGCTCGGCGCGACTGCCGTGCTCGGCGCGACCGCCCGGGAGCCGGGGACGGCCGCCGAGGCGGTCGCCGCCGGGGCCAGCTACCTGGGCGTGGGCCCCTGCCACGCCACCGGCACCAAGACGGGGCTGCCGGCGCCGATCGGCCCGGCGGGGGTACGCGCCGTCGCCGACGCCGTGGACGTGCCGGTCGTCGCGATCGGCGGGGTGACCGCCGCGAGGGTGCCCGCGCTGCTGGCCGCCGGGGCGTACGGGGTGGCGGTGGTGGGGGCCCTCTCCGGGGCGGCGGATCCGGCCCGGGCGACGGCGGAGCTGCTGGGAGCACTGGGGTGCTGA
- the thiS gene encoding sulfur carrier protein ThiS — protein MELTVNGTGRSLPGGSTVADLVRAVTDQQRGLAVAVNGEVVPRTGWPATVLRDGDRVEVLSAAQGG, from the coding sequence GTGGAACTGACGGTGAACGGCACCGGGCGCAGCCTGCCCGGCGGCTCGACCGTGGCGGACCTGGTCCGCGCGGTCACCGACCAGCAGCGCGGCCTCGCCGTCGCGGTCAACGGGGAGGTGGTGCCGCGTACTGGCTGGCCGGCGACCGTGCTGCGCGACGGCGACCGCGTCGAGGTGCTCAGCGCCGCCCAGGGCGGGTGA
- the thiD gene encoding bifunctional hydroxymethylpyrimidine kinase/phosphomethylpyrimidine kinase, with the protein MTPTTVLTIAGSDSGAGAGIQADLKVFAALGAYGTSVLTAVTAQNTRGVDAVLPLPPRTVTEQLDSVLADFTVRAVKTGVLGTPAVADAVAGAAKDGRLPHLVVDPVLVATSGHRLGVVAAVERLLPYAQVATPNCAEAAAITGRPVTTVEEMVAAAEALAAGGPAHVVVTGGDVDADGEAVDVLHGGGVTTLLRAPRVDTRHNHGTGCSFSAAIAVRLALGDPVPTAVAAAKEYVLRALTGARDWELGAGRGPLDHFGWSA; encoded by the coding sequence ATGACCCCGACGACCGTCCTCACCATCGCCGGCTCCGACTCCGGCGCGGGCGCCGGCATCCAGGCCGACCTGAAGGTCTTCGCGGCCCTCGGCGCGTACGGCACCAGCGTGCTCACCGCGGTCACCGCGCAGAACACGAGGGGCGTCGACGCCGTGCTGCCGCTGCCGCCGCGCACGGTCACCGAGCAGCTCGACAGCGTGCTCGCCGACTTCACCGTCCGCGCCGTCAAGACGGGTGTGCTCGGCACCCCGGCGGTCGCCGACGCGGTGGCGGGCGCCGCGAAGGACGGCCGGCTGCCCCACCTCGTCGTCGACCCGGTGCTCGTCGCCACCAGCGGGCACCGGCTGGGCGTGGTCGCCGCCGTGGAGCGGCTGCTGCCGTACGCGCAGGTGGCGACGCCGAACTGCGCGGAGGCCGCGGCCATCACCGGACGCCCGGTGACCACGGTCGAGGAGATGGTGGCCGCCGCCGAGGCGCTGGCGGCCGGCGGCCCGGCGCACGTGGTGGTGACCGGCGGTGACGTGGACGCCGACGGCGAGGCGGTCGACGTGCTGCACGGCGGCGGCGTCACGACCCTGCTCCGCGCGCCGCGGGTCGACACCCGGCACAACCACGGCACCGGGTGCTCGTTCTCGGCGGCGATCGCCGTCCGGCTGGCGCTCGGCGACCCGGTGCCGACGGCGGTCGCCGCCGCCAAGGAGTACGTCCTCCGCGCGCTGACCGGCGCGCGGGACTGGGAACTGGGCGCGGGACGCGGCCCGTTGGACCACTTCGGCTGGTCCGCTTGA
- a CDS encoding nucleotidyltransferase domain-containing protein has translation MIPADLADRLCAVGGVVAVALGGSRARGEHRPDSDWDLGLYYRGELDVPGLRAVAATVADEAVELTPPGGWGPWVDGGGWLRVGGAAVDWIYRDLDRVHRIWADCRAGRYEIGVQAGHPLGFYSSAYAGEVALCRVLGDPTGELTALREETRAYPPALAEALTAGGWEARFLVDGAAKAAVAGDGGYVAGCLFRAIGVLTQVLHARAGRWLVNEKGMIAAAGRLPGAPPDFARRAQALLGAVGHTPDELAGTLAAARRLVADVLD, from the coding sequence GTGATCCCCGCCGACCTGGCCGACCGCCTCTGCGCGGTCGGCGGGGTCGTCGCCGTCGCCCTCGGCGGCAGCCGGGCCCGGGGCGAGCACCGGCCCGACTCCGACTGGGACCTCGGCCTCTACTACCGGGGCGAGCTTGACGTGCCGGGCCTGCGCGCCGTCGCCGCGACCGTCGCCGACGAGGCGGTCGAGCTGACCCCGCCCGGCGGCTGGGGGCCGTGGGTCGACGGCGGCGGATGGCTGCGCGTCGGCGGGGCGGCGGTCGACTGGATCTACCGTGACCTCGACCGGGTGCACCGGATCTGGGCCGACTGCCGGGCCGGCCGGTACGAGATCGGCGTGCAGGCCGGGCACCCGCTCGGTTTCTACTCGTCCGCCTACGCCGGCGAGGTGGCGCTCTGCCGCGTGCTCGGCGACCCGACCGGTGAGCTGACCGCGCTGCGGGAGGAGACCCGCGCGTACCCGCCGGCCCTGGCCGAGGCCCTCACCGCCGGCGGGTGGGAGGCCCGGTTCCTGGTCGACGGCGCGGCCAAGGCCGCCGTGGCCGGCGACGGCGGGTACGTGGCCGGCTGCCTGTTCCGGGCGATCGGGGTACTCACCCAGGTGCTGCACGCCCGGGCGGGGCGGTGGCTGGTCAACGAGAAGGGCATGATCGCCGCCGCGGGGCGGCTGCCCGGCGCGCCGCCCGACTTCGCCCGGCGGGCGCAGGCGCTGCTCGGCGCGGTCGGGCACACGCCGGACGAGCTGGCCGGCACGCTCGCCGCCGCCCGCCGGCTCGTCGCCGACGTGCTCGACTGA
- the thiC gene encoding phosphomethylpyrimidine synthase ThiC, whose translation MQARRKVYVEGSRPDVRVPFAEVELTGDNPPLRLYDTSGPGSDPEVGLPPLRGGWIAERGDVAPVRGAGTPLAGTGGRRPTQLAYARAGVVTPEMEFVAVREGMAPEFVRDEIAAGRAVLPLNVNHPECEPAIIGKAFLVKVNANIGTSAVTSSVAEEVEKLTWATRWGADTVMDLSTGKRIHETREAIVRNSPVPIGTVPIYQALEKVGGDPVKLSWEVFRETVVEQAEQGVDYMTVHAGVLLPYVPLAVDRVTGIVSRGGSIMAAWCLAHHEENFLYTNFAELCEILARYDVTFSLGDGLRPGSIADANDAAQFAELRTLGELTKVAWEHDVQVMIEGPGHVPMHKIKENVDLQQEWCHEAPFYTLGPLTTDIAPAYDHITSAIGAAMIGMFGTAMLCYVTPKEHLGLPDRDDVKAGVIAYKIAAHAADLAKGHPGAQAWDDALSKARFEFRWEDQFNLSLDPETARSYHDATLPAEPAKTAHFCSMCGPKFCSMKITQELKEYAARGMKDKSEEFLSSGGRVYLPLA comes from the coding sequence ATGCAGGCACGTCGCAAGGTGTACGTGGAGGGGTCCCGGCCGGATGTGCGGGTGCCGTTCGCCGAGGTGGAACTGACCGGCGACAACCCGCCGCTGCGGCTCTACGACACCTCCGGCCCCGGCTCCGATCCTGAGGTCGGGCTGCCGCCGCTGCGCGGAGGGTGGATCGCCGAGCGCGGCGACGTCGCACCGGTGCGGGGCGCGGGCACCCCGCTCGCCGGGACCGGCGGCCGCCGCCCCACCCAGCTCGCGTACGCCCGGGCGGGCGTGGTGACGCCGGAGATGGAGTTCGTGGCGGTCCGGGAGGGGATGGCGCCGGAGTTCGTCCGGGACGAGATCGCCGCCGGGCGGGCCGTGCTGCCGCTCAACGTCAACCACCCCGAGTGCGAGCCGGCGATCATCGGCAAGGCGTTCCTGGTGAAGGTGAACGCGAACATCGGCACCTCGGCGGTCACCTCGTCGGTGGCCGAGGAGGTGGAGAAGCTGACCTGGGCGACCCGGTGGGGCGCGGACACGGTGATGGACCTGTCGACGGGGAAGCGGATCCACGAGACGCGCGAGGCGATCGTGCGGAACTCGCCGGTGCCGATCGGCACCGTGCCGATCTACCAGGCGCTGGAGAAGGTCGGCGGCGACCCGGTGAAGCTGAGCTGGGAGGTGTTCCGGGAGACCGTCGTCGAGCAGGCCGAGCAGGGCGTCGACTACATGACGGTGCACGCGGGGGTGCTGCTGCCGTACGTGCCATTGGCGGTGGACCGGGTGACCGGGATCGTGTCGCGGGGCGGCTCGATCATGGCGGCGTGGTGCCTGGCGCACCACGAGGAGAACTTCCTCTACACGAACTTCGCCGAGCTGTGCGAGATCCTGGCCCGCTACGACGTGACGTTCTCGCTCGGCGACGGGCTGCGTCCGGGCTCGATCGCGGACGCCAACGACGCCGCGCAGTTTGCCGAGCTGCGCACCCTCGGCGAGCTGACGAAGGTCGCCTGGGAGCACGACGTGCAGGTGATGATCGAGGGCCCCGGGCACGTGCCGATGCACAAGATCAAGGAGAACGTGGACCTCCAGCAGGAGTGGTGCCACGAGGCGCCGTTCTACACTCTCGGCCCGCTGACCACCGACATCGCCCCCGCGTACGACCACATAACGTCGGCGATCGGCGCGGCGATGATCGGCATGTTCGGCACCGCGATGCTCTGCTATGTGACCCCGAAGGAGCACCTGGGGCTGCCGGACCGCGACGACGTGAAGGCCGGCGTGATCGCGTACAAGATCGCGGCGCACGCGGCCGACCTGGCCAAGGGGCACCCGGGCGCGCAGGCGTGGGACGACGCGCTGTCCAAGGCGCGGTTCGAGTTCCGCTGGGAGGATCAGTTCAACCTGTCGCTGGACCCGGAGACCGCACGGTCGTACCACGACGCGACGCTGCCGGCGGAGCCGGCGAAGACCGCCCACTTCTGCTCGATGTGCGGCCCGAAGTTCTGCTCCATGAAGATCACCCAGGAGCTGAAGGAGTACGCGGCGCGCGGCATGAAGGACAAGTCGGAGGAGTTCCTCTCCTCCGGCGGCCGGGTCTACCTGCCGCTCGCCTGA
- a CDS encoding thiazole synthase has product MSFDLGGVSFTSRLILGTGGAANLRMLEDAIRASGTELVTLALRRVDTAPGTAGGLLDLLDRCGVRLLPNTAGCYTAGEAVKVAHLAREAFGTDWVKLEVIGDERTLLPDGVELLRAAEELVDDGFVVLPYTSDDPILARRLADVGCAAVMPAGAPIGSGLGVSNPHHIRLIRQGVDVPVILDAGIGTASDAALAMELGCDAVLLASAVTRAADPVAMATAMRYAVEAGRLAYGAGRIARRFHALASTPDEGRPDL; this is encoded by the coding sequence GTGAGCTTCGACCTGGGTGGCGTGAGCTTCACGTCCCGGCTGATCCTCGGCACCGGCGGCGCGGCCAACCTGCGCATGCTGGAGGACGCCATCCGCGCCTCCGGCACCGAACTGGTCACCCTGGCCCTGCGGCGGGTCGACACCGCCCCCGGCACCGCCGGCGGGCTGTTGGACCTGCTCGACCGCTGCGGCGTGCGGCTGCTGCCGAACACCGCCGGCTGCTACACCGCGGGCGAGGCGGTGAAGGTGGCGCACCTGGCCCGGGAGGCGTTCGGCACCGACTGGGTGAAGCTGGAGGTGATCGGCGACGAGCGCACGCTGCTGCCCGACGGGGTGGAGCTGCTGCGCGCCGCCGAGGAACTCGTCGACGACGGGTTCGTGGTGTTGCCGTACACGTCGGACGACCCGATCCTGGCACGCCGGCTGGCCGACGTCGGCTGCGCCGCGGTGATGCCGGCGGGCGCGCCGATCGGCTCCGGGCTGGGCGTGTCGAACCCGCACCACATCCGGCTGATCCGGCAGGGCGTCGACGTGCCGGTGATCCTGGACGCTGGCATCGGCACCGCCTCGGACGCCGCGCTGGCCATGGAGCTGGGCTGCGACGCGGTGCTGCTCGCCAGCGCGGTCACCCGTGCCGCCGACCCGGTGGCGATGGCCACCGCCATGCGGTACGCGGTCGAGGCGGGCCGGCTCGCGTACGGGGCGGGCCGGATCGCCCGACGCTTCCACGCGCTCGCCTCCACCCCCGACGAGGGACGGCCGGACCTGTGA
- a CDS encoding aldo/keto reductase: MDLVTEMTYRRLGDSGLVVSVVGIGCNNFGRKLDLDGTRAVVDAALDAGINFFDTADIYGEPQGGSEELLGQALKGRRDDVVVATKFGMDMNGMNGPDFGARGARRYIARAVEASLRRLGTDHIDLYQMHEPDPGTPIDETLAALDDLVRAGKVRYLGNSNFAGWQIADADWVASSNGRSRFISAQNHYSLLERGVEAEVVPACGRFGLGLLPFFPLANGLLTGKYKRNEAPPAGSRLAGGGRYAQRLAAADWDTIEAIESYAAERGLSMLQVAIGGLAAQLAVTSVIAGATTPEQVRANAAAGTWQPNDEDLEALRAAL, encoded by the coding sequence GTGGATCTCGTGACTGAGATGACCTACCGCCGGTTGGGCGACTCCGGGCTCGTGGTGTCCGTGGTCGGCATCGGCTGCAACAACTTCGGCCGCAAGCTCGACCTCGACGGCACCCGGGCGGTGGTCGACGCCGCGCTCGACGCCGGGATCAACTTCTTCGACACCGCCGACATCTACGGGGAGCCGCAGGGCGGCTCCGAGGAACTGCTGGGCCAGGCGCTCAAGGGCCGGCGCGACGACGTCGTGGTGGCCACCAAGTTCGGCATGGACATGAACGGCATGAACGGCCCCGACTTCGGCGCCCGGGGCGCCCGTCGCTACATCGCCCGGGCGGTGGAGGCGTCGCTGCGCCGGCTCGGCACCGACCACATCGACCTGTACCAGATGCACGAGCCCGACCCGGGCACCCCGATCGACGAGACGCTCGCCGCGCTCGACGACCTCGTCCGGGCCGGCAAGGTCCGCTACCTGGGCAACTCCAACTTCGCCGGCTGGCAGATCGCCGACGCGGACTGGGTGGCCTCGTCGAACGGCCGGTCCCGGTTCATCAGCGCACAGAACCACTACAGCCTGCTGGAGCGCGGCGTCGAGGCCGAGGTGGTGCCGGCGTGCGGGCGCTTCGGCCTCGGGCTGCTGCCGTTCTTCCCGCTGGCCAACGGGCTGCTCACCGGCAAGTACAAGCGCAACGAGGCCCCGCCGGCCGGCAGCCGCCTCGCCGGTGGCGGCCGGTACGCCCAGCGACTCGCCGCCGCCGACTGGGACACCATCGAGGCGATCGAGTCGTACGCCGCCGAGCGGGGGCTGTCGATGCTCCAGGTGGCGATCGGCGGGCTGGCCGCCCAGCTCGCGGTGACCTCTGTGATCGCCGGCGCCACCACGCCCGAGCAGGTACGCGCCAACGCGGCGGCGGGCACCTGGCAGCCCAACGACGAGGACCTCGAAGCCCTGCGCGCCGCCCTCTGA
- a CDS encoding ABC-F family ATP-binding cassette domain-containing protein has protein sequence MGYVDVAAVGHILPDGRELFSDVSFRVGEGAKVALVGPNGAGKTTLLRMVAGDLPVKTGAIARSGGLGVMRQFIGMIGDESTLADMALSLAPPALRDAGRRLVETEGAMRAAEVRGKYSTAAGKAQLAYADALAAWGEIGGYDAEVLFDTVATIVLGLPWESARERPVRTLSGGQQKRFALELLLRGPDEVLLLDEPDNFLDVPGKRWLEGRLRESTKSVLYVSHDRELLAHTADRVVAVEGGSAWVHPGGFASWHEARLARHARLDELRRRWDEEHQKLRELMLMYKQKAAYNDGLASRYQAAQTRLRKFEEAGPPPVPPKDQDIRMQLTGGRTGKRAVICEQLELDGLTFPFDLEIWYGDRVAVLGANGTGKSHFLRLLARGGTDPDPANGPVDGAAALAPVVHDGVARLGARVRPGHFSQTHDRPELMAKTLVEILWRGDEHRTGMDRHAAMAALSRYELAGQGDQRFGTLSGGQQARFLVLLLELSGATLLLLDEPTDNLDLASAEALEAGLTAFEGTVVAVTHDRWFTRSFDRFVLFRGDNEVVETPEPVWDVA, from the coding sequence GTGGGATACGTGGACGTGGCAGCGGTCGGGCACATTCTTCCCGACGGTCGGGAACTCTTCTCCGACGTGTCGTTCCGGGTCGGGGAGGGCGCCAAGGTGGCCCTGGTCGGGCCGAACGGCGCGGGCAAGACGACGTTGCTGCGGATGGTCGCCGGCGACCTGCCGGTGAAGACCGGCGCGATCGCGCGCTCCGGCGGGCTGGGCGTGATGCGCCAGTTCATCGGGATGATCGGCGACGAGTCCACGCTGGCCGACATGGCCCTGTCGCTGGCCCCGCCCGCGCTGCGCGACGCCGGCCGCCGGCTGGTCGAGACCGAGGGGGCCATGCGCGCCGCCGAGGTCCGCGGCAAGTACAGCACCGCCGCCGGCAAGGCCCAGCTGGCGTACGCGGACGCGCTCGCGGCCTGGGGCGAAATCGGCGGGTACGACGCCGAGGTGCTCTTCGACACGGTCGCCACCATCGTGCTCGGCCTGCCCTGGGAGAGCGCCCGGGAACGGCCCGTCCGGACCCTCTCCGGCGGTCAGCAGAAGCGCTTCGCCCTCGAACTGCTGCTGCGCGGCCCCGACGAGGTGCTGCTCCTCGACGAGCCGGACAACTTCCTCGACGTGCCCGGCAAGCGCTGGCTGGAAGGGCGGCTGCGCGAGTCGACCAAGTCGGTGCTCTACGTCTCGCACGACCGGGAGCTGCTCGCCCACACCGCCGACCGGGTGGTCGCCGTGGAGGGCGGCAGCGCCTGGGTGCACCCGGGGGGCTTCGCGAGTTGGCACGAGGCCCGGCTGGCCCGGCACGCCCGCCTCGACGAACTGCGCAGGCGGTGGGACGAGGAGCACCAGAAGCTGCGCGAGCTGATGCTGATGTACAAGCAGAAGGCCGCGTACAACGACGGGCTGGCGTCGCGCTACCAGGCCGCGCAGACCCGGTTGCGCAAGTTCGAGGAGGCCGGGCCGCCGCCCGTACCGCCGAAGGACCAGGACATCCGGATGCAGCTCACCGGCGGGCGGACCGGCAAGCGCGCGGTGATCTGCGAGCAGCTGGAGCTCGACGGCCTGACCTTCCCGTTCGACCTGGAGATCTGGTACGGCGACCGGGTCGCCGTGCTCGGCGCCAACGGCACGGGCAAGTCGCACTTCCTGCGGCTGCTCGCCCGGGGCGGCACCGACCCCGACCCGGCCAACGGGCCGGTCGACGGCGCCGCCGCGCTCGCGCCGGTGGTGCACGACGGGGTGGCCCGGCTCGGCGCCCGCGTACGCCCCGGACACTTCTCGCAGACCCACGACCGGCCGGAGCTGATGGCGAAGACCCTCGTCGAGATCCTCTGGCGGGGCGACGAGCACCGGACCGGCATGGACCGGCACGCCGCGATGGCGGCGCTGAGCCGGTACGAGCTGGCGGGGCAGGGCGACCAGCGCTTCGGCACCCTCTCCGGCGGTCAGCAGGCGCGCTTCCTGGTGCTGCTGCTGGAGCTGTCCGGCGCGACGCTGCTGCTGCTCGACGAGCCCACCGACAACCTCGACCTGGCCTCGGCGGAGGCGCTGGAGGCCGGGCTGACGGCGTTCGAGGGGACCGTGGTGGCGGTGACCCACGACCGCTGGTTCACCCGCTCCTTCGACCGGTTCGTGCTCTTCCGGGGCGACAACGAGGTGGTGGAGACCCCGGAACCGGTCTGGGACGTGGCGTGA
- a CDS encoding DUF559 domain-containing protein, translated as MPSAARVPPRLAFLPFRASTAIAEGLLSRAMLRGPTWQRLLPDVYVHRDALRAPDHRLWCDAVALLLPAGAAIAGMSAAYLWGVDLLARDAPVSVLLPRSARLRPHPRLSATRSNLPESDLTSFGGLPVTTPLRTAFDLGRQAPRPEALVAVDALLHRRVVKLPALRAFADARPRWPGLPLLREVLALAEPLSESPMETRLRLLLLLDAGLPPFTAQHDVLDARGRFVGRVDLASPALRVAVEYDGDHHRERAHFRQDVARLNALRAAGWIVLRFTADDVLRHRARTVRLVATALHERADERNVRAVIRPR; from the coding sequence ATGCCCTCCGCCGCCCGGGTACCGCCCCGCCTCGCCTTCCTGCCGTTCCGGGCCAGCACCGCCATCGCCGAAGGACTCCTGAGCCGCGCCATGCTGCGCGGGCCGACCTGGCAACGCCTCCTCCCGGACGTGTACGTGCACCGGGACGCGCTGCGCGCACCGGACCATCGGCTCTGGTGTGATGCGGTCGCCCTGCTCCTGCCCGCAGGCGCCGCGATCGCCGGGATGAGCGCCGCGTACCTGTGGGGCGTCGACCTTCTGGCCCGCGACGCTCCGGTCAGCGTCCTCCTTCCTCGCTCGGCGCGGCTGCGTCCGCATCCCCGGCTGTCCGCCACCCGTTCGAACCTGCCGGAAAGCGATCTGACCAGCTTCGGAGGCCTACCGGTCACCACGCCGCTACGAACGGCGTTCGACCTCGGGCGACAGGCGCCGCGCCCCGAGGCCCTCGTCGCCGTCGACGCACTGCTGCACCGCCGGGTGGTCAAGCTGCCGGCCCTGCGGGCATTCGCCGACGCTCGTCCCCGCTGGCCCGGGCTGCCGCTGCTGCGGGAGGTGCTGGCGCTGGCCGAGCCCCTGAGTGAGTCCCCGATGGAGACCCGGTTACGGCTCCTCCTCCTCCTCGACGCCGGGCTTCCCCCGTTCACGGCGCAGCACGACGTGCTCGACGCCCGAGGACGGTTCGTCGGTCGGGTGGACCTGGCCTCGCCCGCCCTGCGCGTCGCGGTCGAGTACGACGGCGACCACCACCGCGAGCGTGCCCACTTCCGCCAGGACGTCGCCCGGCTTAACGCGCTGCGCGCGGCCGGCTGGATCGTCCTGCGCTTCACCGCCGACGACGTGCTCCGGCACCGGGCCCGGACGGTACGCCTCGTCGCCACCGCCCTGCACGAACGCGCCGACGAGCGGAACGTCAGGGCTGTCATCCGCCCCCGGTGA
- a CDS encoding thiamine phosphate synthase: MSRGPAGVVLLTDRWQARRSLVDVVAGAVAGGVRWVVLREKDLPRAERAALAAELRAILAEVGGTLVVAGPDPLGGDAVHLPSAGPYPPPRLGLVGRSCHDRAELARLTTEDYATLSPVYPTSTKPGYGPPLRPDGLGALIAASPVPILALGGVQSPEQVVACVEAGAVGVAVLGAVMRADDPEAAAAALTTAARTAAARTAATLTTAATAQARPELASATTEEER; the protein is encoded by the coding sequence ATCTCGCGCGGGCCGGCCGGCGTCGTGCTGTTGACGGACCGGTGGCAGGCGCGGCGGTCGTTGGTCGACGTCGTGGCGGGCGCCGTCGCCGGGGGAGTGCGGTGGGTGGTGCTGCGGGAGAAGGACCTGCCCCGGGCCGAGCGCGCCGCCCTCGCCGCCGAGCTGCGCGCGATCCTCGCCGAGGTGGGCGGCACCCTGGTCGTCGCCGGCCCCGACCCGCTCGGCGGCGACGCCGTGCACCTGCCGTCGGCGGGGCCGTACCCGCCGCCGCGCCTCGGCCTGGTCGGCCGCTCCTGCCACGACCGGGCGGAGCTGGCGCGACTGACCACGGAGGACTACGCCACCCTCTCGCCCGTCTACCCGACCAGCACCAAGCCCGGCTACGGCCCACCCCTGCGCCCGGACGGGCTCGGCGCGCTGATCGCGGCCAGCCCCGTGCCGATCCTGGCGCTCGGCGGGGTGCAGAGCCCGGAGCAGGTGGTTGCCTGCGTCGAGGCGGGAGCCGTGGGGGTGGCGGTGCTGGGTGCCGTCATGCGCGCCGACGACCCCGAGGCGGCAGCAGCCGCCCTCACGACAGCCGCCCGCACGGCAGCCGCCCGCACGGCAGCCACCCTCACGACAGCCGCCACCGCGCAGGCCCGGCCCGAGCTCGCGTCCGCCACCACGGAAGAGGAACGATGA